From a single Populus trichocarpa isolate Nisqually-1 chromosome 17, P.trichocarpa_v4.1, whole genome shotgun sequence genomic region:
- the LOC112324785 gene encoding uncharacterized protein LOC112324785 — MENEKSAHRDAHFQEELESLKASVARLTSLLEQTLRNVSGEGPSNKLAIFIQPPATAQPEEKMGEHGQEPPHNPTFMHSMPPAPTPAVIDPFANESHRTKSSNGIDQDKMAALEARIRAIEGVDLYDPVRAAEMCLVPNMVVPKTFRVPEFIKYTGTQCPMTHLKSYCNKMAEVVHDEKLLMHLFQDSLSGATLSWYMRLDNTKIRKWKDLVDAFVKQYKYNMDIASDRTSLSNLEKRDKESIREYAQRWRDLAAQVHPPLLDKEMVTLLANTLKDPYYEHVMVAEHIEQGVKSGRISAPVEKRGFKGKKKEVDHVEGRKNPFQKYHTPSFSPQIANINLNSSFPTRKPEPQTKHQKVQEQLPPLPLPLNEMYQKLLSIGHVAPEPLTPLQPPYPNWYKPDLTYEYHAGAVGHNIHTCSAFKKRSMHLIKAGWITFEGTPNVSSNSLPNHASGIGSVNALETECSGNLKALMARARCEEGSVHFRG, encoded by the exons ATGGAAAATGAAAAGAGTGCTCACCGTGACGCCCATTTCCAAGAAGAGTTAGAGTCTTTGAAAGCAAGCGTGGCTCGCctcactagcttactcgagcaaacactTAGAAATGTCTCTGGTGAAGGTCCTTCCAACAAGCTAGCTATTTTTATTCAGCCTCCGGCAACAGCTCAACCCGAAGAAAAAATGGGTGAACATGGTCAAGAACCTCCACATAATCCAACTTTTATGCACTCAATGCCACCGGCACCAACCCCTGCAGTCATAGATCCATTTGCCAATGAGTCCCACAGGACCAAGTCATCCAATGGCATTGATCAAGATAAGATGGCGGCGTTAGAAGCCCGGATTAGAGCCATTGAAGGGGTGGACTTGTACGATCCAGTACGGGCAGCAGAAATGTGTCTGGTCCCAAATATGGTTGTCCCAAAAACGTTTCGTGTTcctgaattcatcaaatatacTGGAACACAATGCCCTATGACCCATCTCAAGTCCTATTGCAACAAAATGGCAGAAGTAgtacatgatgaaaaactactGATGCACCTTTTCCAGGATAGCTTAAGTGGGGCGACATTAAGTTGGTACATGAGATTGGACAACACTAAAATCCGTAAATGGAAAGACTTGGTGGATGCTTTTGTGAAGCAATACAAGTACAATATGGACATTGCTTCTGATAGAACCAGTTTGTCCAATCTTGAAAAAAGGGATAAAGAAAGCATAAGGGAATATGCTCAAAGATGGAGAGACCTAGCTGCTCAAGTTCATCCCCCACTTTTGGACAAAGAGATGGTCACTCTATTGGCCAACACGCTTAAGGACCCATACTACGAGCATGTGATGG TAGCTGAGCACATAGAGCAAGGAGTAAAGAGTGGTAGAATCTCTGCACCTGTGGAAAAGAGGGGCTTCAAAGGTAAAAAGAAAGAGGTTGACCATGTTGAGGGTAGGAAGAACCCATTCCAAAAATACCACACTCCATCCTTTTCACCCCAAATCGCCAACATCAATCTCAACTCTTCTTTTCCTACCAGAAAACCTGAAcctcaaaccaaacaccaaaaaGTCCAAGAACAACTACCTCCATTACCGCTGCCCTTAAATGAGATGTACCAAAAGCTACTAAGCATTGGGCATGTAGCTCCCGAACCTCTCACGCCTCTACAACCACCTTACCCCAATTGGTATAAGCCCGATCTCACTTACGAGTACCATGCTGGCGCTGTGGGACACAACATTCATACTTGCAGTGCCTTCAAGAAGAGGTCCATGCATTTGATTAAAGCTGGATGGATAACCTTCGAAGGAACTCCAAATGTGAGTTCAAACTCTCTACCCAATCATGCTTCAGGTATTGGATCAGTGAATGCACTGGAGACGGAATGCTCTGGGAACCTCAAAGCACTGATGGCAAGAGCAAGGTGTGAAGAAGGCAGTGTGCACTTTCGAGGATAG